Proteins encoded within one genomic window of Clupea harengus chromosome 10, Ch_v2.0.2, whole genome shotgun sequence:
- the LOC105893901 gene encoding complement C1q tumor necrosis factor-related protein 7 isoform X1 — MEPRVTFLSLPVAGLRMWVLVGVVCIFQCVIGQLLDTKPKVANPRLICSVPGLPGAPGKLGPPGPPGDDGFTGIPGRDGRDGRRGEKGQKGEVGTKGRVGPTGKLGLRGERGPQGKRGPGGDGGDPGPGGRSGPIGGKGDKGRRGPPGTAGICKCGSLVPKSAFSVGITSSFPAENVPIKFNKVLFNEGGHYNPQTGKFTCAYPGVYYFSYDITLADKHLAIGLVQNGEYRIKTFDANTGNHDVASGSTVMYLNPEDEVWLEIFYKDQNGLFSDPGWSDSLFSGFLLYADTNYLDTLAEDYS; from the exons ATGGAGCCTCGTGTGACTttcctctcacttcctgttgCAGGCCTGAGGATGTGGGTTCTTGTGGGAGTGGTCTGTATATTTCAGTGCGTGATTGGGCAGCTGCTGGATACCAAACCGAAAGTGGCCAATCCCCGTTTAATCTGCAGCGTTCCTGGCTTACCTGGGGCCCCAGGTAAACTTGGCCCCCCGGGCCCACCCGGGGACGATGGCTTCACTGGGATCCCAGGCAGAGATGGCAGGGATGGCAGGCGGGGAGAGAAGGGACAGAAGGGGGAAGTAG GGACAAAAGGAAGAGTTGGCCCTACTGGTAAACTGGGGTTACGCGGAGAACGGGGTCCCCAGGGAAAGAGGGGCCCAGGTGGTGATGGCGGGGACCCAGGTCCTGGAGGCCGGTCTGGGCCTATAGGCGGAAAAGGGGACAAAGGCCGAAGGGGCCCACCGGGCACAGCAGGCATCTGCAAGTGTGGAAGCCTGGTGCCCAAATCGGCCTTCTCCGTGGGCATCACCAGCAGTTTCCCTGCTGAGAATGTACCCATCAAATTCAACAAGGTCCTCTTCAATGAGGGTGGGCACTACAACCCACAGACAGGCAAATTCACCTGTGCTTACCCGGGCGTCTATTATTTTTCCTATGACATTACACTGGCCGACAAGCACTTGGCAATTGGTCTAGTGCAGAATGGTGAATATCGGATCAAGACCTTCGACGCAAACACGGGAAATCATGACGTGGCCTCGGGTTCCACCGTGATGTACCTCAATCCAGAGGATGAGGTGTGGTTGGAGATCTTTTACAAAGACCAGAATGGGTTGTTCTCTGATCCTGGCTGGTCAGATAGCCTCTTCTCTGGGTTTCTGCTCTACGCTGACACAAACTACTTGGACACTTTGGCAGAGGATTACTCATAG
- the LOC105893901 gene encoding complement C1q tumor necrosis factor-related protein 7 isoform X2: MWVLVGVVCIFQCVIGQLLDTKPKVANPRLICSVPGLPGAPGKLGPPGPPGDDGFTGIPGRDGRDGRRGEKGQKGEVGTKGRVGPTGKLGLRGERGPQGKRGPGGDGGDPGPGGRSGPIGGKGDKGRRGPPGTAGICKCGSLVPKSAFSVGITSSFPAENVPIKFNKVLFNEGGHYNPQTGKFTCAYPGVYYFSYDITLADKHLAIGLVQNGEYRIKTFDANTGNHDVASGSTVMYLNPEDEVWLEIFYKDQNGLFSDPGWSDSLFSGFLLYADTNYLDTLAEDYS, encoded by the exons ATGTGGGTTCTTGTGGGAGTGGTCTGTATATTTCAGTGCGTGATTGGGCAGCTGCTGGATACCAAACCGAAAGTGGCCAATCCCCGTTTAATCTGCAGCGTTCCTGGCTTACCTGGGGCCCCAGGTAAACTTGGCCCCCCGGGCCCACCCGGGGACGATGGCTTCACTGGGATCCCAGGCAGAGATGGCAGGGATGGCAGGCGGGGAGAGAAGGGACAGAAGGGGGAAGTAG GGACAAAAGGAAGAGTTGGCCCTACTGGTAAACTGGGGTTACGCGGAGAACGGGGTCCCCAGGGAAAGAGGGGCCCAGGTGGTGATGGCGGGGACCCAGGTCCTGGAGGCCGGTCTGGGCCTATAGGCGGAAAAGGGGACAAAGGCCGAAGGGGCCCACCGGGCACAGCAGGCATCTGCAAGTGTGGAAGCCTGGTGCCCAAATCGGCCTTCTCCGTGGGCATCACCAGCAGTTTCCCTGCTGAGAATGTACCCATCAAATTCAACAAGGTCCTCTTCAATGAGGGTGGGCACTACAACCCACAGACAGGCAAATTCACCTGTGCTTACCCGGGCGTCTATTATTTTTCCTATGACATTACACTGGCCGACAAGCACTTGGCAATTGGTCTAGTGCAGAATGGTGAATATCGGATCAAGACCTTCGACGCAAACACGGGAAATCATGACGTGGCCTCGGGTTCCACCGTGATGTACCTCAATCCAGAGGATGAGGTGTGGTTGGAGATCTTTTACAAAGACCAGAATGGGTTGTTCTCTGATCCTGGCTGGTCAGATAGCCTCTTCTCTGGGTTTCTGCTCTACGCTGACACAAACTACTTGGACACTTTGGCAGAGGATTACTCATAG